The Polyangium mundeleinium genome contains the following window.
GGCGCGGATGGAAACAGCATCCGCGTCCGAGGACACCACGACGGCGTGGCTCGACTGGGTGCCGGACCCCTCCCCGGGTCCGGAGGAGCGCACGGCGAGCGCCGAGCGGGCGACCCGCCTGGAGCGGGCGCTCGGCTCGCTCCCCGAGGAGCAACGGCGCGCGCTCGTGATGTTCCACGTCGAGGGGCTTGGATACCAGGATATTTGCAAGCGCCTCGGGGTCCCGCTCGGGACCGTGGCGACGTGGCTCGCGCGCGGCCGGCGGCTGCTCGCGGAGACGGTCGGCGAATGATTCCGTGAGTGAGAGGAGCGACGGTGGCGACGATGGACGATCTCGACAAACTCCCGCCGAATCTGGCCTGGCAACACGACGGACACGTGACGGAACTCGTGCTCTCGAGTGTCGCCGACGGAGAAGCGGGGATCGTCCCAGCGGATGCCCTTTCTCATCTCGACGGTTGTGACCATTGCGCGCAACGCCTCGGCGCGGAGGCGCTGCTCTCGGCGCACGCGGGCGAATTGCTCGCGGAGCTCGCGGAGCCCTCGTTCGCGCCGGTGAAGGTGCCCGTGAAGGTGCCCTCGGCCGCGGTGGCGAAGGCGCCTGCGTCCGTGCGGGGCCTCGCGACGCTGCCGAAGCGCGCGGTGTTCGGCGCGCTCCTCCTGGCGGCGCTCGGCGCGCTGCCGGCAATTCTGGATCAAATCGCCCGTGTCCCGAGCTTGGTCGGGACGATCGGGCGGACCGTGCTCATGCTCGCGCGGAGCGCGGAGGTCGTCTCGAAGAGTGACGTGTTCCCGACGCTCGCTTTCGCGGCGTCGGCGGTGCTCATGATTTCGGGCCTCGTGGTATCGCGAATCTCGCGTCCGGGGTCCTCGAACGATTTGGCGCAAGAAGGAGGCGTGTGACATGGCTGGTCGAAGGCTTTCTGGGCTCGCGTTCGTGCTTTCTGCATTGACGACCGCGGCGCCCTCGCTCGCGGCGGTCGAAAAGCAAGGTGAATGGCCGGCAGACGAGAAGAAAATCAGCCTCGACGTCGA
Protein-coding sequences here:
- a CDS encoding RNA polymerase sigma factor; amino-acid sequence: MTPNVPGPKAPPQTATVSPEETASLRQIVVAVVACVLGERRDHPDVEDCTHEALSRAIEGRSRLRDGEPLRPWVIGIARHVALDALRSRKRTRRVEARMETASASEDTTTAWLDWVPDPSPGPEERTASAERATRLERALGSLPEEQRRALVMFHVEGLGYQDICKRLGVPLGTVATWLARGRRLLAETVGE